A stretch of the Saprospiraceae bacterium genome encodes the following:
- a CDS encoding pseudouridine synthase has protein sequence MKFYKYYLFNKPFGVLSQFSKEQHDQKSLKDYLNVPIDVYPVGRLDKDSEGLLLLTNDPSVNSKILHPSNKLPKTYWVQIEGKPDKLKLQKLKAGVKIKIDGSLYLVKALTIKILDPDPVVVPRDPPIRFRKTVPDSWIEISIDEGKNRQVRRMLAAIGYPVLRLIRISIGKLQLLDLQSGKSKEIIKSELMGSLK, from the coding sequence TTGAAATTCTACAAGTACTACCTGTTTAATAAGCCTTTTGGTGTCTTGTCTCAGTTTTCTAAAGAGCAGCATGACCAAAAAAGCCTCAAAGACTACTTAAATGTACCCATAGACGTCTACCCCGTTGGCAGATTGGATAAAGATAGCGAAGGGCTTCTGTTATTAACAAATGACCCATCCGTCAATTCGAAAATCCTGCATCCAAGCAATAAACTGCCTAAAACCTATTGGGTTCAGATTGAAGGCAAACCAGATAAACTGAAACTTCAAAAATTAAAAGCAGGAGTAAAAATCAAAATAGATGGAAGTCTTTATTTAGTTAAAGCGCTTACTATCAAAATTTTAGATCCTGATCCGGTAGTAGTTCCGAGAGATCCCCCGATTCGATTTAGAAAAACAGTGCCCGATAGCTGGATTGAAATCAGCATCGATGAAGGTAAAAATCGTCAGGTAAGACGCATGCTAGCAGCCATTGGATATCCAGTTTTGAGGCTGATCAGAATTTCAATAGGTAAACTCCAACTACTTGATTTACAGTCTGGTAAATCTAAAGAAATCATTAAAAGTGAATTGATGGGTAGTCTAAAATAG
- a CDS encoding pyruvate dehydrogenase complex E1 component subunit beta: MSRLITLRDALREAMSEEMRRDPNVFLMGEEVAQYNGAYKVSKGMLDEFGPKRVIDTPIAELGFAGIGVGAAMNGLRPIIEFMTWNFAVLAFDQIVNNAAKTLSQSSGEFGCPIVFRGPSGAAGQLAQQHSQTFESWLGNCPGLKVISTIDPYDSKGLMKAAIRDDNPICFMESESYYGLQGDVPEEEYLVEIGKAAIRRTGTDITIVSFNKMMEVIKQAAVELEKEGISAEIIDLRTIRPMDYDTVIQSVKKTNRLIVVDESWPFAGISAELAYVVQKRAFDYLDAPVARINAADTSLGYAPTMVTEYLPNAARVVKCAKELLYIVK, from the coding sequence ATGAGTAGGTTAATCACATTGCGAGATGCATTAAGAGAGGCTATGAGCGAAGAAATGCGGAGAGATCCCAATGTATTTTTAATGGGAGAAGAAGTAGCCCAATATAATGGTGCTTATAAAGTGAGCAAAGGAATGTTGGATGAGTTTGGTCCCAAAAGGGTGATTGATACGCCAATTGCTGAGTTGGGATTTGCAGGTATAGGCGTTGGTGCAGCCATGAACGGTTTGCGACCTATTATTGAATTTATGACCTGGAATTTTGCCGTACTTGCTTTTGATCAGATAGTAAATAATGCAGCCAAAACCTTATCACAATCTTCCGGGGAATTCGGTTGCCCGATTGTTTTTAGAGGCCCAAGTGGCGCTGCTGGTCAATTAGCTCAACAACACAGCCAAACTTTTGAAAGTTGGTTGGGAAATTGCCCAGGCTTGAAAGTGATTTCAACCATCGATCCATACGATTCTAAAGGTTTGATGAAGGCTGCCATCCGGGATGATAACCCGATCTGTTTTATGGAATCGGAGTCTTATTATGGCTTGCAGGGAGATGTTCCGGAAGAGGAATACCTGGTCGAAATAGGGAAGGCTGCAATCCGCAGAACGGGCACAGATATTACCATTGTTTCTTTCAATAAAATGATGGAAGTGATCAAACAAGCTGCTGTAGAATTAGAAAAAGAAGGAATATCTGCCGAAATAATTGATTTGAGAACGATCCGTCCGATGGATTATGATACTGTAATTCAATCGGTTAAGAAAACAAATCGATTAATTGTAGTTGACGAAAGCTGGCCGTTTGCAGGAATTTCTGCTGAATTAGCTTATGTAGTGCAAAAACGGGCTTTTGATTATCTGGATGCACCTGTCGCAAGAATCAATGCTGCTGATACCTCACTGGGATATGCTCCTACGATGGTTACTGAATATTTACCAAATGCTGCCCGGGTGGTAAAATGTGCAAAAGAACTTTTATACATCGTAAAGTAA
- a CDS encoding peptidoglycan synthetase, with protein MSRIHLIAIGGSVMHNLALALHDLGHQVSGSDDQIYEPALSRLTDAGIMPSEEGWQESKISPEIDLVILGMHAKADNPELIRSLQLGIPVQSFPQYVGGLFKEKKQIVISGSHGKTTTTAMLMHVFKQLNIPFDYLVGAQLEGFHKMVSISDAPFAIVEGDEYLSSCLDKRSKFDHFNPYIQVVTGISWDHFNVFPTLDSYLNTFINRIQTLNENAHLVYCKTDPALNKIVMDSSLIATNHPYQACDFKQIGTQVSISIAGNWYPLLIFGNHNLENIQAVLTCCQILELDMDQVGHALQSFKGASKRMELLSNQKGQLRYRDFAHAPSKVRAASNALRRHFNTQKILAVVELHTYSSLSKDFLPQYDQALNEMDQAIIYFDHKALEIKNKEALDPEFIKQSFGNESILICTTSSSLEQTIHAIQSEFDVIVFMGSGNFGGIDLV; from the coding sequence ATGTCAAGAATCCATTTAATTGCCATCGGAGGCAGTGTTATGCATAATCTAGCATTGGCATTGCATGATTTAGGACATCAGGTATCTGGAAGCGATGATCAAATATACGAACCTGCCCTTTCAAGATTGACCGATGCGGGAATTATGCCCTCTGAGGAGGGATGGCAGGAGTCAAAAATTAGTCCTGAAATCGACCTTGTTATCCTCGGAATGCATGCTAAAGCTGATAATCCTGAATTAATCCGAAGCTTACAATTAGGGATCCCTGTCCAATCGTTCCCACAATATGTTGGCGGTTTGTTTAAAGAAAAGAAGCAAATTGTGATTTCTGGAAGTCATGGTAAAACCACAACCACGGCGATGCTCATGCATGTTTTTAAACAACTCAACATTCCCTTCGACTATTTGGTGGGTGCTCAATTAGAAGGATTTCATAAGATGGTCTCCATTTCAGATGCACCGTTTGCAATTGTGGAAGGGGATGAATACTTAAGTTCCTGTTTAGACAAACGATCTAAATTTGATCATTTTAATCCCTATATTCAGGTAGTTACTGGGATTTCATGGGACCATTTCAATGTATTTCCTACGCTTGATTCCTACTTAAATACGTTTATAAACCGTATCCAAACTTTGAATGAAAATGCACACCTGGTCTATTGCAAAACAGATCCTGCTTTAAATAAAATAGTAATGGATTCCTCATTGATTGCTACAAATCATCCTTATCAGGCTTGCGATTTTAAACAAATTGGAACCCAGGTGTCAATATCAATTGCAGGAAATTGGTACCCTTTATTAATTTTTGGCAATCACAATCTTGAAAATATACAGGCAGTATTGACCTGTTGTCAAATACTTGAACTGGATATGGATCAAGTTGGCCATGCACTCCAAAGTTTTAAAGGAGCTTCTAAACGTATGGAATTATTGAGTAACCAAAAAGGCCAGCTCCGATACCGCGATTTTGCACATGCTCCTTCAAAAGTCAGAGCAGCTTCCAATGCACTCAGACGCCATTTTAATACTCAAAAGATTCTAGCCGTTGTTGAATTGCATACCTATAGCAGTTTATCAAAAGATTTTTTGCCGCAATACGATCAAGCATTAAATGAAATGGATCAAGCTATAATCTATTTTGATCATAAGGCATTAGAAATTAAGAACAAAGAAGCCTTGGATCCAGAATTTATTAAACAATCTTTTGGCAATGAGTCAATTCTGATATGCACTACCAGTTCCAGCTTGGAACAAACCATTCATGCCATTCAATCTGAATTTGACGTGATTGTCTTTATGGGCAGCGGAAATTTTGGTGGAATTGATTTGGTTTAA
- the mnmD gene encoding tRNA (5-methylaminomethyl-2-thiouridine)(34)-methyltransferase MnmD, with amino-acid sequence MGERRVIQTNDGSSSVIDSFLNASFHSVHGALTESNHVYINSGLSQFQNSLEPIRIFEFGFGTGLNTFLSFIFGHKHAISIAYTAIDSHILENDLVSQLDYPKHPLLLPYSDSFFLIHQQDWNQTMQLSHGFSLHKIKSDWNAYVPDEINVYDLVFFDAFGPEVQPELWDINSLQKIYSMMKPGGILCTYCAKGSVKRLLKQIGFGLESLPGPPGKREISRAIKL; translated from the coding sequence ATGGGAGAACGACGTGTAATTCAAACAAACGATGGCAGTTCATCTGTAATAGACTCGTTCTTGAATGCCAGTTTCCATTCTGTACATGGGGCTCTCACTGAAAGCAATCATGTTTATATCAATTCAGGATTAAGCCAATTTCAAAATTCATTGGAACCGATTCGAATATTTGAATTCGGTTTTGGAACCGGATTAAATACATTCTTGAGTTTTATATTTGGCCATAAGCATGCTATTTCTATCGCATACACAGCAATTGATTCCCATATTCTGGAAAATGACTTGGTTTCCCAATTGGATTATCCAAAACATCCTTTGCTCCTTCCCTATTCCGATTCCTTTTTTTTGATTCATCAACAGGACTGGAACCAAACCATGCAATTAAGTCATGGTTTTAGTTTACATAAAATTAAATCAGATTGGAATGCCTATGTTCCGGATGAAATTAATGTTTATGATTTAGTGTTTTTTGATGCTTTTGGTCCTGAAGTACAGCCAGAATTGTGGGATATAAATTCACTGCAAAAGATTTATAGCATGATGAAACCAGGTGGTATTTTATGTACTTATTGTGCAAAAGGCTCCGTCAAGCGATTGCTAAAGCAAATTGGATTCGGACTCGAATCACTGCCCGGGCCTCCCGGAAAACGGGAAATAAGCCGGGCGATTAAATTGTAG
- a CDS encoding TlpA family protein disulfide reductase, whose translation MNLVSCLYCLGCCIFISSCISIPNQHTSLPPGNWRGLIYINEYSNVIVTEGRKEVISRDVAYEEKSLFIPFNFEIKEDSLHQLQMVVKNADEQIIFNQIEIGRDPKTGDDTFRINLAPYDACLKGVFQEDKLRGYFVVLDKPNYFMPFEAHYGQVHRFKKLPNPVSINIGGTYQVMFTDTTGDSFAAIGEFEQTGTKVKGTFRTETGDFRFLQGEIDSTKLMLSCFDGSHAFLFNAIMEGDSLTGKFYSGKHYYANWVAHKTTSPRLRSGDSISFAKIPEKEFKFKFMTPDSQWINFNDEAYKDKVKVVQVLGSWCPNCRDESEFINKYINNFPQENLKFVGLAFERKGDPQKVMNRIASYSKSLKLKYPIAYGGIANRDTAANVLGNLNGIFAFPTTLFIDKRNYIYKIHTGFDGPATSQFENYKKEFHETIEFLLNQK comes from the coding sequence ATGAATCTTGTAAGTTGTCTTTACTGCCTGGGGTGCTGCATTTTTATTTCATCTTGTATTTCAATTCCAAACCAACATACGAGCTTACCACCCGGGAATTGGAGAGGCTTAATCTATATCAATGAATACAGCAATGTCATTGTAACGGAAGGAAGGAAAGAAGTTATTTCCAGAGATGTTGCGTATGAAGAAAAGTCTTTGTTTATCCCTTTTAATTTTGAAATCAAAGAGGATTCATTGCATCAATTGCAAATGGTTGTAAAGAATGCAGATGAGCAAATTATATTTAACCAGATTGAAATTGGAAGAGATCCAAAAACAGGTGATGATACATTTCGAATCAATCTTGCTCCATATGATGCATGTCTAAAAGGTGTTTTTCAAGAAGATAAATTACGTGGATATTTTGTTGTACTTGACAAACCCAATTATTTTATGCCTTTTGAAGCGCATTATGGTCAAGTGCATCGATTTAAAAAACTGCCAAATCCCGTTTCAATAAACATCGGCGGCACTTACCAAGTCATGTTTACAGATACAACAGGCGATTCATTTGCAGCTATTGGAGAATTCGAACAGACTGGAACTAAGGTTAAGGGAACCTTTAGAACCGAAACCGGTGATTTTCGGTTTTTACAAGGGGAAATTGATTCTACTAAATTGATGTTATCTTGTTTTGATGGTTCCCATGCTTTTTTATTTAATGCAATAATGGAAGGTGATAGCTTAACAGGAAAATTCTATTCAGGAAAACATTATTATGCAAATTGGGTTGCACACAAAACTACATCACCTCGTTTACGAAGTGGAGATTCAATCAGTTTTGCAAAAATTCCTGAAAAGGAGTTTAAATTTAAATTTATGACTCCCGATTCTCAATGGATAAATTTTAATGATGAAGCGTACAAAGATAAAGTTAAAGTGGTTCAGGTATTAGGTTCCTGGTGTCCAAATTGCAGAGACGAATCTGAATTTATAAATAAATATATAAACAACTTTCCACAAGAAAATTTGAAATTTGTAGGATTAGCTTTTGAAAGAAAAGGAGATCCGCAAAAAGTTATGAATCGGATTGCTTCATACAGTAAAAGTTTGAAACTAAAATATCCAATTGCATATGGTGGTATTGCAAATAGAGATACTGCAGCCAATGTTTTGGGTAATTTGAATGGTATTTTTGCTTTTCCAACAACTTTATTTATCGACAAACGAAATTATATTTATAAGATTCATACCGGGTTTGATGGTCCTGCTACGTCTCAATTTGAAAATTATAAAAAGGAATTTCATGAAACCATCGAATTTTTACTTAATCAAAAATGA
- a CDS encoding SDR family NAD(P)-dependent oxidoreductase: MKTVLITGASSGIGKACAQVFAKAGVQNLILCGRRIERLKALKEEILNNNSLEIHILSFDIRSFTECEQALNSLPQEMDPIDVLINNAGLAKGLDYIHEGKLEDWETMLDTNIKGLLYITKLVSAEMVNRKSGHIINICSTAGKEVYPKGNVYCASKFAVDALTKAIRQDLVSFGIRVSQVAPGHVEETEFALNRFDGDIERSKIYNDFNPLKAEDVAETIYFIASRPAHVNIQDVLMMGTQQASSTLIVRNGRTFDV; encoded by the coding sequence ATGAAGACCGTATTAATTACAGGAGCCAGTTCTGGTATAGGTAAAGCTTGTGCGCAGGTATTTGCGAAGGCTGGCGTTCAAAATCTTATCCTTTGTGGCCGCAGAATAGAACGTCTCAAAGCATTAAAGGAAGAAATACTAAATAATAATTCTTTAGAAATCCATATTCTTTCATTTGATATCAGATCCTTTACTGAATGTGAACAGGCATTAAACTCATTGCCTCAAGAAATGGACCCAATAGATGTGTTGATTAATAATGCAGGATTAGCCAAAGGATTGGATTATATACATGAAGGAAAGCTTGAGGATTGGGAGACCATGCTGGATACAAATATTAAAGGGTTGTTGTATATCACAAAATTGGTATCGGCTGAAATGGTGAACCGTAAATCAGGACATATAATTAATATTTGCTCAACTGCTGGAAAAGAAGTTTATCCAAAAGGCAATGTTTATTGTGCAAGCAAATTTGCTGTAGATGCATTGACAAAAGCCATCAGACAAGATTTAGTTTCATTTGGAATCCGTGTAAGTCAAGTTGCGCCAGGACATGTTGAAGAAACAGAGTTTGCCTTAAACCGTTTTGACGGAGATATTGAACGATCCAAGATATATAATGATTTCAATCCGTTAAAGGCTGAAGATGTTGCAGAAACAATTTATTTTATTGCAAGCAGACCAGCGCATGTCAACATACAGGATGTCCTTATGATGGGAACTCAACAAGCTTCTTCTACATTAATAGTTCGCAATGGCAGAACATTTGATGTTTAG
- a CDS encoding T9SS type A sorting domain-containing protein, with protein MRYYIIILLGIVLLGNSCTQKQVNEMNAQPAETIPPDDLYFLDKVGEATPSFLAAREQEIEFLKNSIHLNRSAPVLIPGNWTTQGPGNLGGRINTIAMNPQNENIIFVGFSHGGAYRTLDGGKNWTPIFDQESNLYIGSIEIDPVNPNTIYIGTGDPNGGFYCGQGNGIYKSIDNGKTWIHLGLSETRIISKVIVDYKNPQTIFAASLGYSYQKNEHRGIYKSSDGGQNWIKVLYTNDSSGITDLVMHPNDPQTLFAVSWNKLGLNNRGVVSGPDGQIFKSVNGGQSWKKLTSGLPSDSLNGRIALAISKSNPNILYARYIRTYRCDNSVTNNLFAIYKSTDTGENWTELPSLAPSSGLECGDTGGFGWYFQNIAVAPDDPNALYIMAIELFYSDDGGINWIIPTPRNGSVDVHADKHAMAFYKNGDYLLGTDGGLYKYIKATNTWIDLEDIPTNQIYRVGYNLHEQDLYYGGLQDNGTTSGNKFNLGNWDRIYGGDGFQMAFGKEDPTIFYAEYQNGALQQYYHGDWRGFTRGLGGNKNWDFPYMISRFNSQKLIAGSSQIYVNPIDTIAAWTAISPNLVSVARYPSRSSPSITTLDQSPIDSNIIIAGTVNGNVWMTKQFDKGWTNVSSNLPAAYITSVKTSYLNTNTFYASLSGHRGNNFNAYVYKSTNNGLSWSSIQGDLPNLPVYDFLVYPDNKDSILFVGNHIGVYASVDAGNTWLRVGDNMPYIEVYDLEINESEQTLIAGTFGKSIMSFPLENILRTLVKTKDDLPALSISIMPNPASNKITISNTNLLTAMQINICNQFGQSVWLGVKSKEGDLTIDISSFNKGIYFISYRGNKQVGSSSFVKI; from the coding sequence ATGCGATATTATATAATTATCCTTTTAGGAATTGTCTTATTAGGTAATTCCTGTACTCAAAAGCAAGTGAATGAAATGAATGCACAACCTGCAGAAACGATTCCACCAGATGATCTGTATTTTCTGGATAAGGTTGGTGAAGCCACTCCATCGTTTTTGGCTGCGAGGGAACAAGAAATTGAATTTCTTAAAAATTCTATTCATCTCAACAGGTCTGCTCCTGTTTTAATTCCTGGAAATTGGACCACGCAAGGCCCCGGCAATCTGGGAGGCCGCATCAACACGATCGCGATGAATCCCCAAAATGAAAATATTATTTTCGTTGGATTTTCTCACGGGGGTGCTTACAGAACTTTAGATGGTGGAAAAAATTGGACTCCAATTTTTGACCAAGAATCAAACTTATATATCGGCAGTATAGAAATAGATCCAGTAAATCCAAATACTATTTATATCGGTACAGGAGATCCAAACGGTGGATTCTATTGTGGACAAGGAAATGGAATCTATAAAAGCATTGACAATGGTAAAACCTGGATCCATCTTGGCTTGAGTGAAACCAGAATTATTTCAAAAGTTATTGTTGACTATAAAAATCCTCAAACGATTTTTGCTGCATCTCTAGGATACAGTTATCAAAAAAATGAACACCGAGGAATTTATAAATCTTCCGACGGTGGCCAAAATTGGATTAAAGTACTTTATACAAACGATTCTAGCGGTATTACAGATTTAGTAATGCATCCGAATGATCCTCAAACCTTGTTTGCTGTTAGCTGGAATAAATTGGGCTTAAATAATAGAGGCGTTGTATCCGGACCAGACGGTCAAATATTCAAATCAGTAAATGGAGGTCAATCATGGAAAAAACTAACTTCCGGTTTACCTTCCGATAGTTTAAATGGTCGTATCGCTCTTGCAATTTCGAAAAGCAACCCAAATATTTTATATGCACGCTACATTAGAACATACCGATGCGACAATTCAGTAACCAATAATCTATTTGCTATTTATAAATCAACGGATACGGGTGAAAATTGGACTGAACTTCCATCTCTAGCACCATCTTCCGGACTTGAATGCGGGGATACCGGAGGATTTGGATGGTATTTTCAGAACATTGCTGTTGCACCTGATGATCCAAATGCATTGTATATTATGGCAATTGAATTGTTTTATTCTGACGACGGTGGAATTAATTGGATTATTCCCACACCAAGAAATGGATCCGTGGATGTACATGCAGACAAACATGCAATGGCTTTTTATAAAAATGGGGATTATTTATTGGGAACAGATGGAGGCTTGTATAAATACATTAAAGCAACAAATACCTGGATTGATCTAGAGGATATTCCTACGAATCAAATCTACCGGGTTGGCTACAATTTACACGAGCAAGACTTATATTATGGTGGATTGCAAGACAACGGCACCACTTCAGGAAATAAATTTAATCTTGGTAATTGGGACAGGATTTATGGTGGAGATGGATTTCAAATGGCATTTGGCAAAGAAGATCCTACCATATTTTATGCAGAATATCAAAATGGTGCGTTGCAACAATATTATCATGGCGACTGGAGAGGTTTTACCAGAGGCTTAGGCGGAAATAAAAATTGGGATTTCCCATACATGATCAGTCGATTTAATTCACAAAAACTCATTGCCGGATCAAGTCAAATTTATGTTAACCCAATAGATACCATTGCCGCATGGACAGCAATCAGTCCAAATTTGGTATCCGTTGCTCGGTATCCTTCGAGGTCCAGTCCCAGTATTACCACCTTAGATCAATCTCCCATTGATAGCAACATAATAATTGCTGGCACCGTGAACGGAAACGTATGGATGACGAAGCAATTTGACAAAGGATGGACAAATGTATCTAGCAATTTACCCGCTGCCTATATTACTTCCGTAAAAACATCGTATCTAAATACAAATACATTTTATGCAAGCTTGAGTGGTCACCGGGGCAATAATTTTAATGCATATGTTTATAAATCGACAAACAATGGCTTGAGTTGGAGTAGCATACAAGGTGATTTGCCAAATTTACCCGTGTATGATTTCTTGGTGTATCCTGATAATAAAGATTCAATTCTTTTTGTTGGAAATCACATTGGAGTATATGCAAGTGTGGATGCTGGCAATACCTGGTTGCGGGTAGGGGACAACATGCCTTATATTGAAGTCTATGATTTAGAAATTAACGAGTCAGAGCAAACTTTAATAGCTGGTACGTTTGGTAAATCAATCATGAGTTTTCCATTAGAAAATATTTTAAGGACCCTTGTTAAAACAAAGGATGATTTACCTGCTTTGTCTATTTCAATAATGCCAAATCCAGCTAGCAATAAAATAACAATTTCAAATACCAACTTACTCACCGCTATGCAAATTAATATATGCAATCAATTTGGACAATCCGTGTGGCTTGGTGTAAAATCAAAGGAAGGCGATTTGACTATTGATATTTCATCATTTAATAAAGGAATTTACTTTATTAGTTACCGTGGCAATAAACAGGTGGGCAGTTCAAGCTTTGTTAAAATATAA
- a CDS encoding acyl-CoA thioesterase — MIEQTKTVKESLTEMNELVLPNDTNVLGNLMGGNLMRWMDIASAICAAKHCEAHVVTVSVDHLTFQEPIKLGDVVNIKASVTRAFNTSVEVFLEVFTRGVLQNHAHKSNQAFFTFVALDERTMKPKSIPTVIPETELEQKLYEEAGVRREFRLVVSGRIKPSEATQSKDFLNQ; from the coding sequence ATGATAGAACAAACTAAAACGGTAAAAGAATCTCTTACAGAAATGAACGAATTGGTCTTACCCAACGATACAAATGTATTGGGAAATTTGATGGGCGGTAACTTAATGAGATGGATGGATATCGCTTCAGCTATTTGTGCTGCAAAACATTGCGAAGCTCATGTTGTAACTGTTTCAGTAGATCATTTAACATTTCAGGAGCCTATAAAATTAGGGGATGTTGTGAATATTAAAGCAAGCGTCACCAGGGCATTCAATACTTCAGTTGAAGTTTTTCTTGAAGTGTTTACACGAGGTGTTTTACAAAATCATGCACATAAGTCCAATCAGGCTTTTTTTACCTTTGTTGCATTGGATGAACGGACCATGAAACCAAAATCTATTCCGACAGTGATTCCAGAAACTGAACTCGAACAAAAATTATATGAAGAAGCTGGCGTTCGCAGGGAATTTAGATTGGTCGTAAGTGGCCGAATTAAACCTTCTGAAGCAACTCAATCCAAAGATTTTTTAAATCAATAA
- the lipB gene encoding lipoyl(octanoyl) transferase LipB, translating into MLTNLSHALRVIDLGLSEYDYTWKYQTELHEKLIFIKRNQPETFPGHSLVLCEHPHVFTLGKSGDESNLLQAEHEMDAIQAKFYRINRGGDITYHGPGQLVAYPILDLDYLFTDVHKFVRLLEQTVMDVLSEFGVKSCRIDGLTGVWIVEPDKKPRKICAIGVHLSRWVSLHGLAFNINTDLNYFNYIIPCGIDPQQKEVTSLSRELGRIVQLEEVKVIFIHYFVKHFNLNIIS; encoded by the coding sequence ATTTTAACAAATTTAAGCCATGCATTAAGGGTTATTGATTTAGGTCTTTCTGAATATGATTATACCTGGAAATATCAAACCGAACTTCATGAAAAACTAATATTTATTAAACGAAATCAGCCTGAAACCTTCCCGGGCCACAGTTTGGTGCTTTGTGAACATCCACATGTATTTACCTTGGGTAAATCTGGAGATGAATCCAACTTATTGCAGGCAGAACATGAAATGGATGCAATTCAGGCTAAATTTTATAGGATTAACAGAGGGGGAGACATCACCTACCACGGCCCAGGTCAGTTGGTAGCCTACCCAATCCTTGATTTGGACTATTTATTTACGGATGTCCATAAATTTGTCAGATTACTCGAACAAACGGTCATGGATGTCCTTTCGGAATTTGGAGTAAAATCCTGTCGAATTGATGGACTAACCGGTGTTTGGATTGTTGAACCTGATAAAAAACCCCGTAAAATTTGTGCAATAGGCGTTCATCTAAGTCGATGGGTCAGTTTGCATGGACTTGCTTTTAATATCAATACGGATTTAAATTATTTTAATTACATAATACCTTGTGGCATTGATCCACAACAAAAAGAAGTCACTTCATTATCACGTGAATTAGGACGTATTGTCCAACTTGAAGAAGTTAAAGTCATATTTATCCATTACTTTGTCAAGCATTTTAATCTTAATATAATTTCATGA